In the Malus domestica chromosome 16, GDT2T_hap1 genome, one interval contains:
- the LOC103444581 gene encoding two-component response regulator ORR21-like, with amino-acid sequence MAALQRVAQSSVSTTASSYGSCKGGGGVLSPSAVEMAVPDRFPAGLRVLVVDDDTTCLRILELMLLRCLYQVTTCSEATVALNLLRERKDCFDVVLSDVHMPDMDGFKLLEHIGLEMDLPVIMMSADGRTSVVMRGIRHGACDFLIKPVREAELKNIWQHVVRKKWNGSKELEHSGSLEDNDPHKRGNNDIEYTSSVNEGSEVSLKGQKKRINAKEDDDGDTENDDMSTSKKPRVVWSVELHQQFVTAVNQLGLDKAVPKRILEMMNVPGLTRENVASHLQKFRLYLKRLNGVAQQQSGIANAFCGPADSNGKLGSLSRFDFQTLATSGQIPPQTLAALQAELLGQPAGNLVPAMDQPALLHASLQGAKHPPVEHGVPFVQPFIKSQSNVSKQFPQPVISAEDVSPGFGQWRSNNCSTVAPSNYHGGSSVQNSNFLMGVVQQEQRQHDRTQQQSALIEPCRSFNVQPSCLVVPSQSSTGFQAGNSPASFNQSSSFNKSTVIDYSLLSDQSNNSLNIGHIPTGNLKITSTLGGYSAPGSISPTSCILNTDNNSTSYQNSAATFSDSRELPGVLHNTSNSQGFYVDKSGEMLDQGPLRNLGFVGKETCIPSRFAVDDFESQMSNLNRGRIQVENSGALVKQEPIVDYVDNEKLGIPILQQYSSSDFMSPFTD; translated from the exons ATGGCTGCTTTGCAGAGAGTGGCGCAGTCCAGCGTGAGCACTACTGCGAGTAGTTACGGTTCGTGtaaaggtggtggtggtgttttGTCACCGTCTGCCGTTGAAATGGCAGTTCCTGATCGGTTTCCAGCAGGCTTGAGGGTTCTAGTGGTCGACGACGACACAACGTGCTTGAGGATTCTTGAGCTGATGCTCCTCCGGTGTCTCTACCAGG TTACCACCTGTTCCGAGGCTACTGTTGCTTTGAATCTTCTACGAGAGAGGAAAGATTGTTTTGATGTGGTACTGAGTGATGTCCATATGCCTGATATGGATGGATTTAAACTCCTGGAACACATTGGTCTGGAAATGGACCTTCCTGTTATCA TGATGTCTGCTGATGGGAGAACAAGCGTTGTTATGAGAGGAATTAGACATGGGGCCTGTGATTTTTTAATTAAGCCTGTACGTGAGGCAGAACTCAAGAATATTTGGCAGCATGTTgttaggaaaaaatggaatggAAGTAAAGAACTTGAACATTCTGGGAGCTTGGAAGATAATGATCCACATAAACGAGGAAACAATGATATTGAATACACATCTTCTGTTAACGAAGGATCAGAAGTTTCATTGAAAGGTCAGAAGAAGAGGATCAATGctaaagaagatgatgatggtgATACAGAAAACGATGATATGTCTACATCGAAGAAACCTCGTGTAGTATGGTCAGTAGAACTCCATCAGCAATTTGTCACTGCTGTGAACCAGCTTGGGCTTGATA AGGCTGTACCAAAGAGAATTCTTGAAATGATGAATGTACCCGGTTTAACTCGAGAAAATGTTGCTAGCCATCTGCAG AAATTCAGGTTATATTTGAAGAGATTAAATGGAGTAGCTCAACAACAAAGTGGGATTGCAAATGCTTTTTGTGGTCCCGCAGACTCAAATGGGAAGTTGGGGTCGCTTAGTAGATTTGACTTCCAAACTTTGGCTACCTCTGGACAAATTCCTCCACAAACACTAGCCGCCCTGCAAGCTGAGCTTTTAGGTCAACCTGCAGGGAACCTCGTGCCAGCAATGGATCAGCCTGCTCTTCTACATGCATCCCTACAAGGAGCCAAGCATCCCCCTGTTGAACATGGTGTGCCATTTGTGCAGCCTTTTATAAAAAGCcaatcaaatgtttccaaacaGTTTCCACAACCCGTCATTTCTGCTGAGGATGTATCTCCAGGATTTGGACAATGGAGGTCTAATAATTGTAGTACAGTGGCACCCAGCAACTATCATGGAGGGTCGAGTGTTCAGAATAGTAACTTCTTGATGGGCGTTGTGCAGCAGGAGCAAAGGCAACATGATCGAACGCAGCAGCAGTCTGCACTAATCGAACCTTGCCGTTCGTTTAATGTGCAGCCATCTTGCCTTGTGGTCCCCTCTCAATCATCAACTGGTTTCCAGGCTGGAAATAGTCCTGCTTCTTTCAATCAGAGTAGTAGCTTTAACAAGTCTACTGTTATTGATTACAGTCTGCTCTCGGATCAATCTAATAATTCCTTGAATATTGGACATATACCAACTGGAAATCTTAAAATTACCAGCACGCTTGGTGGGTACTCTGCCCCAGGTTCTATTTCTCCCACTTCTTGCATACTTAATACTGACAACAATAGCACCAGTTACCAGAATTCAGCTGCGACATTTAGTGATTCCAGAGAGTTGCCGGGGGTTTTGCATAATACGTCAAACAGCCAGGGTTTTTATGTTGATAAATCAGGGGAAATGCTTGATCAGGGACCCCTTAGGAATCTTGGATTTGTTGGTAAAGAGACTTGCATTCCAAGTCGATTTGCAGTGGATGATTTTGAATCGCAAATGAGCAACTTGAACCGTGGAAGAATCCAGGTGGAGAACAGTGGTGCCCTAGTCAAGCAGGAGCCAATTGTGGATTATGTGGATAACGAAAAACTAGGCATCCCAATATTGCAGCAATATTCTTCAAGTGATTTCATGAGTCCTTTCACTGATTAG
- the LOC103444580 gene encoding adagio protein 3 → MAMANKYEEEEEEEVQSFGKRLKWSRYEEPLEGEEEEEEDDDDESQLALKPWTTAFPMRPASFVVSDALEPDSPIIYVNKVFETFTGYCAHEVLGRNCRFLQYRDPHAQRRHPLVDPVVVSEIRRCLEEGVEFHGELLNFSKDGTPLVNRLRLKPIHDDNGTVTHIIGIQVFSEAKIDLNSVSYPVYKQTCNQQSDQSGKYPLISGQTPFTQYHDICGILQLSDEVLAHNILSRLTPRDVASIGSVCRRIRQLTKNEHVRKMVCQNAWGREVTGTLELMTNKLGWGRLARELTTLEAVSWRKFTVGGAVEPSRCNFGACAVGNRLVLFGGEGVDMQPMNDTFVLNLDAANPEWCRVRVKSSPPGRWGHTLSWLNGSWLVVFGGCGREGLLNDVFVLDLDAKQPTWKEVFGGTPPPPRSWHSSCTLEGSKLVVSGGCTDAGVLLSDTYLLDLATDNPRWREIPTSWAPPSRLGHSLSVYGRSKILMFGGLANSGHLRLRSGETYTIDLEDENPQWRQLECNAFTSMGSQSAVVPPPRLDHVAVSMPCGRIIIFGGSIAGLHSPSQLFLLDPSEEKPSWRILNVPGQPPKFAWGHSTCVVGGTRVLVLGGHTGEEWILNDLYELRLASKQDSDH, encoded by the exons ATGGCTATGGCGAACAAAtacgaagaagaggaggaggaggaggtgcaGAGCTTTGGAAAGCGGCTGAAATGGAGCAGATACGAGGAGCCTCTGGAgggggaggaggaagaagaggaggacgACGACGACGAGAGCCAGCTCGCTCTGAAGCCGTGGACGACGGCGTTCCCAATGAGGCCGGCGTCGTTTGTGGTGTCGGATGCTCTGGAGCCCGACAGTCCTATCATTTACGTCAACAAAGTCTTTGAGACCTTCACCGGCTATTGTGCCCACGAGGTCCTCGGCCGAAACTG TCGATTCCTGCAATATAGGGACCCTCATGCTCAAAGGCGGCATCCTCTTGTAGATCCAGTTGTGGTTTCGGAGATTCGAAGGTGTCTCGAGGAAGGAGTTGAGTTTCACGGAGAGCTTCTTAATTTCAGTAAGGATGGAACTCCCTTGGTGAATAGACTAAGACTGAAACCTATACACGATGATAACGGAACCGTCACTCACATCATAGGCATTCAAGTATTTTCTGAAGCAAAAATAGATCTCAACAGTGTATCATATCCAGTTTACAAACAGACATGCAATCAACAGTCTGATCAATCTGGTAAATATCCTCTCATCAGTGGACAAACACCTTTCACCCAGTATCACGATATATGCGGGATTCTTCAGCTCTCTGATGAAGTTTTGGCTCACAACATTTTGTCACGCTTGACTCCGAGGGATGTGGCATCCATTGGGTCTGTGTGCAGAAGAATCCGCCAACTGACAAAAAATGAGCATGTGAGGAAGATGGTATGCCAAAATGCATGGGGAAGAGAAGTCACCGGTACATTGGAACTCATGACTAATAAGTTAGGGTGGGGGCGTCTGGCTAGGGAACTGACAACCCTTGAGGCCGTTTCTTGGAGGAAATTTACGGTTGGAGGTGCCGTGGAGCCTTCAAGATGCAATTTTGGTGCTTGTGCTGTAGGAAACCGACTTGTGCTATTTGGAGGTGAAGGAGTTGATATGCAGCCAATGAACGACACATTTGTTCTCAATCTTGATGCTGCCAATCCTGAGTGGTGTCGAGTAAGAGTGAAATCGTCGCCACCAGGGCGTTGGGGCCACACCCTTTCATGGTTGAATGGTTCTTGGTTGGTTGTATTTGGAGGCTGTGGGCGGGAAGGATTGCTCAATGATGTGTTCGTTCTTGACTTGGATGCCAAGCAGCCAACGTGGAAAGAAGTTTTTGGTGGAACTCCCCCTCCTCCTAGATCCTGGCACAGCTCTTGCACATTAGAAGGTTCGAAATTGGTTGTGTCGGGTGGATGCACGGATGCTGGGGTCCTTCTTAGTGACACGTACTTACTGGATCTGGCAACAGACAACCCAAGATGGAGAGAGATTCCAACTTCATGGGCTCCTCCTTCTAGGTTGGGGCATTCCCTCTCTGTTTATGGTCGGTCAAAGATTCTCATGTTTGGTGGACTGGCCAACAGTGGGCACTTGCGGTTACGATCAGGGGAGACTTACACCATCGATTTGGAAGATGAAAACCCCCAGTGGAGGCAACTGGAGTGTAATGCGTTCACCAGCATGGGCAGCCAGAGTGCAGTGGTTCCCCCTCCCAGACTTGACCATGTTGCAGTCAGCATGCCATGCGGAAGGATTATAATATTTGGTGGTTCAATCGCGGGGCTGCATTCTCCTTCTCAGCTTTTCCTCTTGGATCCTTCGGAAGAGAAACCATCATGGAGGATTCTCAACGTTCCGGGGCAACCACCTAAATTTGCTTGGGGCCATAGCACTTGCGTGGTCGGAGGAACGAGGGTCCTGGTATTGGGTGGGCACACAGGTGAAGAGTGGATACTTAATGACTTGTATGAGTTGCGCTTAGCAAGCAAGCAGGATTCAGACCACTGA